A genome region from Panicum virgatum strain AP13 chromosome 4K, P.virgatum_v5, whole genome shotgun sequence includes the following:
- the LOC120702345 gene encoding WAT1-related protein At3g30340-like: MMGSSCLGGGGGLPVAVMLCLNVAAAVMVSLVKVAMDGGMNPLVIVTLQQLTASVFLAPIAFFKERKSRPKLTLEIFAYIFVSAALGAALRQYMIFVALRYTTATFVTAFSNIAPVLTFLLAVATRSEALNLKSKTGMAKLLGTLVSLGGAMVLTLYKGAALTHAASSLHSSHRLPHGAGGSRGKWTLGTVAILGNCVCLSCWFLLHGRLAKKYPHVYSCNALMSMLSFLQVAVVGLCTQRSISPWLISSKFQILTVLYAGIVGCGVSFVLVTWCIDKRGAVFVAAFIPVVQIIVSVIDFSILHEQLYLGSVLGSVLVIGGLYLLLWGKRQEALHCPPKVAENAADKEQQQPAVGHT, encoded by the exons ATGATGGGGTCGTcgtgcctcggcggcggcggcggcctgccggTGGCCGTCATGCTCTGCCTcaacgtggcggcggcggtcatgGTGTCGCTGGTCAAGGTGGCCATGGACGGCGGCATGAACCCGCTTGTGATCGTCACGCTGCAGCAGCTCACGGCCTCCGTCTTCCTCGCACCAATAGCCTTCTTCAAAGAGAG AAAGTCGAGGCCAAAGCTGACGCTGGAGATCTTCGCCTACATCTTCGTCAGTGCGGCGCTCGG GGCAGCTCTGCGGCAGTACATGATCTTCGTCGCCCTGCGCTACACCACCGCCACCTTCGTCACCGCCTTCTCCAACATCGCCCCCGTCCTCACCTTCCTGCTCGCCGTCGCAACACGCTCAGAAGCACTGAACCTCAAGTCCAAGACGGGCATGGCGAAGCTCCTGGGCACGCTCGTCTCCCTGGGCGGCGCCATGGTGCTCACCCTCTACAAGGGCGCCGCCCTCACCCACGCGGCTTCTTCGCTCCATTCTTCTCACCGGCTGCCGCACGGGGCCGGGGGATCGCGCGGCAAGTGGACGCTGGGCACCGTGGCCATCCTGGGCAACTGCGTCTGCCTCTCCTGCTGGTTCCTCCTCCACGGCCGCCTCGCCAAAAAGTACCCGCACGTCTACTCGTGCAACGCCCTCATGTCCATGCTCAGCTTCCTCCAGGTCGCCGTCGTCGGCCTCTGCACCCAGCGGAGCATCTCGCCGTGGCTCATCAGCAGCAAGTTCCAGATCCTCACCGTCCTATACGCG GGCATCGTCGGCTGCGGCGTGTCGTTCGTGCTGGTGACATGGTGCATCGACAAGAGGGGGGCCGTCTTCGTGGCCGCCTTCATCCCCGTCGTGCAGATCATCGTCTCCGTCATCGACTTCTCCATCCTGCACGAGCAGCTCTACCTCGGCAGCGTGCTCGGATCAGTGCTTGTGATCGGCGGCCTGTACCTTCTGCTCTGGGGCAAGAGGCAGGAGGCCCTCCACTGCCCTCCAAAGGTCGCCGAAAACGCTGCTGAcaaagagcagcagcagcccgcggTGGGGCACACCTGA